Proteins from one Hemicordylus capensis ecotype Gifberg chromosome 7, rHemCap1.1.pri, whole genome shotgun sequence genomic window:
- the MARCKSL1 gene encoding MARCKS-related protein yields the protein MGSHSSKAGKGDVIAQDAAAAAGSPSKSNGQENGHVKINGDVSPQADGEATPLNGNGSAEPVKEEAKVETGSGDAIEPAPVAEDGDAKPDGASAAAAASKETSKKKKKFSFKKSFKLSGISFRKAKKESGDASAVSSPSEEQGKAEAKGEENPTCAVEETEQASTTKEETPEEKPAAPAEAVAAASAPAAAESQQEAEPKREEGSAEQGKEEEKQQPPGESPEDTKPEETSKPAEVESSPGPGAAAQKEE from the exons ATGGGAAGCCACAGCTCCAAGGCGGGCAAGGGAGACGTGATCGCCCaggatgccgccgccgccgccggctcgCCCTCCAAGTCCAACGGCCAG GAGAACGGCCACGTGAAGATCAATGGGGACGTTTCCCCCCAAGCCGATGGAGAAGCCACCCCACTCAACGGCAACGGGTCTGCTGAGCCGGTCAAGGAGGAAGCCAAGGTAGAAACGGGCAGTGGCGATGCTATTGAGCCAGCTCCAGTTGCTGAAGACGGGGACGCCAAGCCTGATGGAGCTTCTGCCGCTGCTGCGGCTTCTAAAGAAActtcgaagaagaagaagaaattctctTTTAAGAAGTCCTTCAAGCTGAGCGGGATCTCCTTCCGGAAGGCCAAGAAGGAGTCTGGGGATGCTTCGGCCGTGTCCTCTCCCAGCGAAGAGCAAGGGAAGGCTGAAGCCAAGGGGGAGGAGAACCCAACTTGTGCCGTGGAGGAGACAGAGCAGGCCAGCACAACCAAAGAAGAGACCCCCGAGGAGAAGCCGGCTGCCCCCGCTGAAgccgttgctgctgcttctgccccagCAGCTGCCGAGAGTCAGCAGGAAGCGGAGCCCAAGAGGGAAGAGGGGAGTGCGGagcaagggaaggaggaagagaagcagcagcctcCCGGAGAGAGTCCGGAGGACACGAAGCCGGAAGAGACCTCAAAACCAGCAGAGGTGGAGTCCAGTCCCGGGCCAGGGGCTGCTGCGCAGAAGGAAGAGTAG